A genomic window from Sporosarcina sp. Marseille-Q4063 includes:
- a CDS encoding SpoIIE family protein phosphatase, whose amino-acid sequence MKLTGNIERPITQAVRMNIEEVRKRKTQIMMATLFLLGSFFLAQAVLFDAAVPFFLPVWALAAARFRKYLIWVFIGGMAGSAFLGVGQAIIHLFQLGLFTTVIRHRIPQKSIQLTVALCILLVQFGWQLIMYAGKIPLEIQLVIGYEVVLALFMTFFLFVAFPPENRIFFGQWSNERLGAACVIGAMALTGMKGVVVGYISVAGVLIHLTILLAASTGGLLFSTTVAMIIAAIIGIAELSFTGMIAVYGMTGFFAGALKRFGKFGIAVGGGVVSLFFFLYDLTLPIDSTHFYTIGVATMIFLLIPTKKTQPLKKMLFPEVIDNSKKRQEWVSERLDEQLNDFQQFTEFMSSLVEERELGHGNPKNAEIKTPSVCNSCFRYAKCWESDDDDMARLINEWEASYSLTKKSARHRVEEKIKYKCIRFTGLAVELEETSANRLLSGQLQHGRKMLALQLRDLSTHLDKLMKEIKGDLSVHITAEEELGKQLDLQSIEHFQIDVLSEERGARKIVCSLPERKSDFETDTMVAERLILPILEDLYEEPFQVQKSIVKHEPFTHIRVTLTSAVRYLFDYGIVATSGEKSFRAGDAYEVFQIHEGLTAVLLSDGMGQDINAYRESRKVIRLMRECLNRKMDPETAMHTLHYMMSLNGLDDMYATIDLALIDLQEGKLWAWKAGSMSTYIKRGNEYFRIDSMSVPVGFLPSFSVKAKQVKLKAGDMLVMMTDGMFQGDVSLELQEKALYGILGKYGHLHCEDVANRVVSELERRFRAVEDDRTVLVMKIDHVLPEWSSFTPYSQVAAR is encoded by the coding sequence ATGAAGTTAACAGGTAACATTGAAAGACCAATTACCCAGGCAGTGAGGATGAATATCGAGGAAGTCAGGAAAAGGAAAACGCAAATCATGATGGCGACTTTGTTTTTACTAGGCTCATTTTTCTTGGCACAGGCAGTGTTGTTCGATGCCGCGGTTCCTTTTTTCTTGCCTGTTTGGGCATTGGCGGCTGCGCGCTTTCGGAAATATTTGATCTGGGTCTTTATCGGGGGAATGGCGGGGAGTGCTTTTCTTGGGGTTGGACAAGCGATAATTCATTTGTTCCAACTTGGTCTTTTTACCACTGTTATTCGGCATCGGATTCCTCAAAAATCCATACAATTAACCGTTGCCCTGTGTATTCTTCTGGTTCAGTTCGGATGGCAGTTAATCATGTATGCAGGAAAAATACCACTAGAAATTCAGCTGGTGATTGGCTATGAAGTGGTTCTCGCCTTGTTTATGACATTCTTTTTATTTGTCGCATTTCCGCCTGAGAACCGTATTTTTTTTGGACAATGGTCAAATGAGCGGTTAGGTGCTGCTTGTGTGATTGGGGCGATGGCGCTGACTGGAATGAAAGGCGTAGTAGTTGGCTATATATCAGTCGCGGGTGTTCTAATTCATTTAACGATACTTCTAGCTGCTTCAACTGGTGGTCTTTTATTTTCAACAACAGTGGCGATGATCATTGCTGCGATTATAGGAATTGCAGAATTATCATTCACCGGGATGATTGCGGTATATGGAATGACCGGATTTTTTGCAGGCGCGCTGAAGCGATTTGGTAAGTTCGGGATTGCTGTTGGCGGCGGTGTCGTTTCGCTCTTTTTCTTTTTGTACGACTTGACCTTACCGATAGATAGTACCCATTTTTATACGATTGGTGTCGCTACAATGATCTTTCTGTTAATTCCAACTAAAAAAACTCAACCACTGAAAAAAATGCTATTCCCGGAAGTTATCGATAACTCAAAGAAAAGGCAGGAGTGGGTTTCTGAACGACTTGATGAACAGCTAAATGATTTTCAACAGTTTACAGAGTTTATGTCGTCGTTAGTCGAAGAAAGGGAGTTGGGGCATGGAAACCCGAAAAATGCAGAAATAAAAACCCCATCAGTTTGCAACTCTTGTTTCCGATATGCAAAATGCTGGGAAAGTGATGACGATGATATGGCGCGGCTGATTAATGAATGGGAAGCATCTTATTCATTAACAAAAAAATCGGCGCGACATCGTGTTGAGGAAAAAATTAAATATAAATGCATTCGCTTTACCGGACTTGCCGTTGAATTGGAAGAAACGTCGGCAAATCGGTTGTTAAGCGGACAACTACAACACGGAAGGAAAATGCTTGCGCTTCAATTAAGAGATTTAAGTACCCATCTTGATAAATTAATGAAAGAGATTAAAGGTGACTTATCAGTTCATATCACAGCGGAAGAGGAATTGGGGAAACAATTGGATCTACAAAGCATTGAACATTTTCAAATCGATGTGTTGTCGGAAGAACGGGGAGCGCGTAAAATCGTTTGCAGTCTTCCAGAACGAAAGTCAGACTTCGAAACAGACACGATGGTTGCGGAGCGTTTAATTTTACCAATACTAGAAGACTTGTACGAAGAACCTTTTCAAGTTCAAAAGTCTATCGTAAAGCATGAGCCGTTTACGCATATCCGCGTCACCCTCACATCAGCGGTTCGCTATTTATTTGATTATGGGATTGTCGCGACATCTGGTGAAAAATCATTTCGTGCGGGTGATGCCTATGAAGTATTTCAAATTCATGAAGGGTTAACCGCGGTTCTGCTATCCGATGGGATGGGGCAGGATATAAACGCTTACCGGGAAAGTCGAAAAGTGATCCGATTAATGAGGGAATGCCTGAATCGTAAAATGGACCCTGAAACTGCTATGCACACACTCCATTATATGATGTCGTTAAATGGGTTGGACGATATGTATGCAACAATTGATCTGGCCTTGATTGATTTACAGGAAGGCAAGTTATGGGCATGGAAAGCAGGTTCCATGAGCACTTATATTAAGCGCGGAAATGAATATTTCAGGATTGATAGCATGTCTGTCCCAGTTGGATTTCTTCCGTCGTTTTCCGTCAAAGCCAAACAAGTAAAACTCAAAGCGGGCGACATGTTGGTGATGATGACCGATGGAATGTTTCAAGGAGATGTATCTCTCGAGTTACAAGAAAAAGCACTTTACGGTATACTTGGGAAATACGGACATTTGCATTGCGAGGACGTGGCCAATCGAGTTGTCAGTGAATTAGAGAGGCGGTTTCGAGCTGTCGAAGACGATCGGACTGTGCTGGTTATGAAAATCGACCACGTTCTTCCGGAATGGTCGAGTTTTACCCCCTATTCGCAGGTTGCTGCTCGATGA
- the tilS gene encoding tRNA lysidine(34) synthetase TilS, producing MDNFNDTILQFIKEKCLIKAQDRILVACSGGVDSIALLHFLAVHRGKLDIEVAAVHVDHMLRGKESALEGELVSDLCKRLNISFHGGRVPVPEILEKEGGNVQAVCREGRYNLFEKMLREKEYNVLATAHHAEDQLETVLMQMTKGLMPSGIPIKREMDEGVLIRPFLPAVKETLYAYVKENNLQFCEDPSNQSDAYMRNRFRRHVIPHMISENPKVPERVADMVGKLQEDDAFLWATAEEQLGKMVGFTEEGLPTINKQSFGSMPTALQRRMIKLLLDYLYDNNKVLVRYKYTLIEQLLHHLSSEDGNVSIHLPLGYRFVREYDKLTFVKQDNFSSSSATIKVMPKGKETDWLNNGWIYWAEIDEAQPDLLVQAKEIRYFNLPDDSFPLSVRQRKEGDRMLLAGMINPKRLSRLFIDEKVKLSLRDELPVIVTNNDDVCAVPGLRYGASFSKNRTATSRYIFILGKY from the coding sequence GTGGATAATTTTAACGATACGATTCTTCAATTTATTAAAGAGAAATGTCTTATAAAGGCACAAGATCGAATACTCGTTGCATGTTCAGGAGGCGTGGATTCGATTGCGCTTCTCCACTTTCTTGCGGTGCACCGTGGGAAATTAGACATTGAAGTCGCTGCCGTACATGTAGACCATATGTTACGAGGAAAAGAATCTGCTTTAGAAGGTGAATTAGTCAGTGACCTATGCAAACGATTAAATATCTCATTTCACGGCGGACGGGTACCAGTGCCTGAAATTCTTGAAAAAGAGGGAGGCAACGTGCAAGCGGTATGCCGCGAGGGTAGATATAATTTATTCGAAAAAATGCTGCGTGAAAAAGAATATAATGTCTTGGCTACGGCACATCACGCAGAAGACCAACTTGAAACGGTATTAATGCAAATGACGAAGGGTTTAATGCCTTCAGGAATCCCGATTAAAAGAGAAATGGATGAAGGTGTGCTCATTCGTCCCTTTCTTCCGGCAGTAAAGGAAACACTTTATGCGTATGTGAAGGAAAACAACTTGCAGTTTTGCGAAGATCCAAGCAATCAAAGCGATGCTTACATGCGCAATCGTTTCCGAAGACATGTAATCCCTCATATGATTAGTGAAAATCCAAAAGTGCCTGAAAGAGTTGCCGATATGGTGGGGAAGTTACAAGAGGATGATGCCTTTCTATGGGCTACAGCGGAAGAACAATTGGGCAAGATGGTTGGTTTTACGGAAGAGGGTCTGCCGACAATAAATAAACAATCATTTGGAAGCATGCCAACTGCTTTACAAAGGCGAATGATTAAACTACTATTAGATTATCTTTATGATAATAATAAAGTCCTCGTTCGTTATAAATATACACTCATCGAACAGTTGTTACATCATCTCAGTTCCGAGGATGGAAACGTCTCGATTCATCTCCCATTAGGTTATCGGTTTGTAAGAGAATACGACAAGTTAACATTCGTAAAACAGGATAACTTTTCAAGTTCTTCAGCGACGATAAAAGTCATGCCAAAAGGTAAAGAAACAGATTGGTTAAATAATGGCTGGATTTATTGGGCGGAGATTGATGAGGCACAGCCAGATTTACTTGTCCAGGCAAAGGAAATCAGGTATTTTAATTTACCCGATGATTCATTCCCGCTATCTGTCAGGCAAAGAAAAGAAGGCGACCGGATGTTGTTGGCCGGGATGATAAATCCAAAACGTTTATCAAGGTTGTTTATCGATGAAAAAGTAAAATTATCATTACGTGACGAGTTGCCGGTTATCGTTACAAATAATGATGACGTATGTGCAGTGCCAGGCTTACGTTACGGCGCCTCGTTTTCCAAGAATAGGACGGCGACGAGCCGGTACATATTTATCTTAGGGAAGTATTAA
- the hpt gene encoding hypoxanthine phosphoribosyltransferase, with protein sequence MLAKDIEEVLISEEEIQQKIDELGAALTEEYKDKFPLAIGVLKGALPFMSDLIKRIDAYIELDFMDVSSYGNATVSSGEVKIVKDLNTSVEGRDVLIIEDIIDSGKTLSYLVDLMKYRKANSIKIVTLLDKPTGRKVNLEADYIGFNVPDAFVVGYGLDYMEKYRNLSYIGVLKKEIYSF encoded by the coding sequence ATGCTCGCCAAGGACATTGAAGAAGTATTAATTTCGGAAGAAGAAATTCAACAAAAGATTGATGAGCTAGGTGCCGCGCTCACGGAAGAGTATAAAGATAAGTTTCCGTTAGCGATCGGTGTACTGAAAGGTGCTCTGCCATTTATGAGCGATCTTATTAAACGGATCGACGCTTACATTGAACTTGATTTTATGGATGTTTCAAGTTATGGCAACGCGACTGTGTCATCAGGTGAAGTGAAAATCGTGAAAGATTTAAATACAAGTGTCGAAGGACGAGATGTATTAATAATTGAAGATATTATCGATAGCGGAAAAACGCTAAGCTATCTCGTTGATTTAATGAAGTATCGAAAAGCAAACTCCATTAAAATCGTTACGCTGCTTGACAAGCCGACAGGTCGGAAAGTGAATCTAGAAGCTGATTATATCGGTTTTAACGTTCCAGACGCTTTCGTTGTCGGGTATGGTTTGGATTACATGGAGAAATATAGAAATCTATCTTATATCGGAGTATTGAAAAAAGAAATTTACTCTTTTTGA
- the ftsH gene encoding ATP-dependent zinc metalloprotease FtsH, with translation MNRILRYFLLYGLIFLALMGIFGSLNKTNPKIKPITYNEFRQALEEGNVKSATIQPDQLIYEVKGEMKGAKDGETFITNIPQSHDALLNDIDEVAASQAVKIEYLKAPETSALVSFFTGLVPFIIIIILFFFLLNQSQGGGGGKVMNFGKSKAKLHTDDKEKVSFDDVAGADEEKAELVEVVDFLKDARKFIEVGARIPQGILLVGPPGTGKTLLARAVAGEAGVPFFSISGSDFVEMFVGVGASRVRDLFENAKKNAPCIIFIDEIDAVGRQRGAGLGGGHDEREQTLNQLLVEMDGFGENEGIIIVAATNRPDILDPALLRPGRFDRQITVGRPDVKGREAVLRVHARNKPFDDSVNLKALAQRTPGFSGADLENLLNEAALVAARRDKKKIDMSDIDEATDRVIAGPAKTSRVISDKERNIVAFHEAGHVVVGLILDEADIVHKVTIVPRGQAGGYAVMLPKEDRYFMTKPELLDKISGLLGGRVAEEIALGEVSTGAHNDFQRATGIARSMVTEYGMSEKLGPLQFGQSQGQVFLGRDFSSEQNYSESIAYEIDQEMQRIVKEEYERTKKILTENRALLDLIATTLLEVETLDAEQINHLKDHGTLPDRPYDNNGKDQDETESTEKEDDDVITDSTGAPSDPSIANLPNEREYESPPNPFDEKRRD, from the coding sequence ATGAATCGAATACTTCGATACTTTCTACTATATGGACTAATCTTCCTGGCTCTAATGGGGATATTTGGTTCACTGAATAAAACAAACCCGAAAATAAAGCCGATCACTTACAATGAATTTCGGCAAGCACTCGAAGAAGGAAATGTAAAAAGCGCCACAATTCAGCCCGACCAACTCATCTATGAAGTTAAAGGTGAGATGAAAGGCGCTAAAGATGGCGAAACCTTTATAACAAACATTCCGCAGTCACATGATGCACTGCTAAATGATATTGATGAGGTTGCAGCGTCTCAGGCCGTTAAAATTGAGTATTTAAAAGCACCAGAGACGAGCGCGCTAGTATCATTTTTCACCGGACTCGTTCCATTTATCATTATTATAATTCTGTTCTTCTTCCTGTTGAATCAATCACAGGGCGGTGGCGGCGGTAAAGTAATGAATTTCGGTAAAAGTAAGGCGAAGCTCCATACAGATGATAAAGAGAAAGTAAGTTTCGATGACGTCGCAGGAGCAGACGAGGAAAAAGCAGAACTTGTAGAAGTTGTTGATTTCCTCAAAGACGCACGAAAGTTTATCGAAGTTGGCGCACGCATACCACAAGGGATTCTACTTGTCGGACCACCTGGTACAGGTAAAACATTACTTGCACGTGCAGTTGCTGGTGAAGCCGGCGTACCATTCTTCTCAATTTCAGGTTCTGATTTTGTTGAGATGTTTGTCGGGGTCGGAGCATCACGTGTTCGTGATCTTTTCGAAAATGCGAAAAAGAATGCGCCGTGTATTATTTTTATTGATGAAATCGATGCGGTTGGACGTCAACGTGGCGCAGGGCTCGGCGGCGGACATGATGAACGTGAACAAACGCTTAACCAATTACTTGTTGAAATGGATGGTTTCGGCGAAAACGAAGGAATCATTATCGTAGCAGCTACGAACCGCCCAGACATTTTGGACCCAGCACTTCTGCGTCCAGGTCGTTTTGACCGTCAAATCACGGTAGGTCGCCCGGATGTAAAAGGAAGGGAAGCAGTACTTCGAGTTCATGCGCGCAATAAACCATTTGACGACTCAGTGAATTTAAAAGCACTTGCTCAACGCACACCAGGTTTCTCAGGCGCAGATCTTGAAAACTTATTGAACGAAGCTGCACTAGTCGCTGCAAGACGTGATAAAAAGAAAATCGACATGTCGGATATTGATGAAGCAACGGACCGTGTAATTGCTGGTCCCGCTAAAACAAGCCGGGTCATCTCTGATAAAGAAAGAAACATTGTCGCATTCCATGAAGCGGGTCACGTAGTAGTCGGACTCATTCTTGATGAAGCAGATATTGTGCACAAAGTTACGATTGTACCTCGAGGCCAGGCTGGCGGTTATGCGGTCATGCTCCCGAAAGAAGACCGTTACTTTATGACGAAGCCGGAACTGCTTGATAAAATTTCTGGACTTCTGGGCGGACGTGTTGCGGAAGAAATTGCACTTGGCGAAGTTTCGACTGGTGCGCATAATGACTTCCAACGTGCAACAGGAATTGCAAGGTCAATGGTGACGGAGTACGGAATGAGTGAAAAACTCGGACCGTTACAGTTCGGTCAATCTCAAGGTCAAGTATTCCTTGGAAGAGACTTTAGTTCTGAACAAAACTACTCCGAATCGATCGCATATGAAATCGATCAAGAAATGCAACGCATAGTTAAAGAAGAATACGAGCGTACGAAAAAAATACTGACAGAAAATCGTGCATTGTTAGATTTAATCGCTACGACTCTTCTAGAAGTAGAAACGCTCGATGCAGAGCAAATCAACCATTTGAAAGATCATGGTACATTACCGGATCGTCCGTATGACAATAATGGAAAAGATCAAGATGAAACGGAGTCAACTGAAAAAGAGGATGATGATGTCATCACTGATTCAACAGGCGCTCCATCTGATCCATCAATTGCTAATTTGCCAAATGAACGGGAGTATGAAAGCCCGCCAAATCCATTTGACGAAAAACGAAGAGATTAA
- a CDS encoding type III pantothenate kinase, whose translation MILVMDTGNTNIVLGVYDQGKLKYHWRMETYRQKTEDEYAMQVKSLFTHVGLTFEAINGIIISSVVPPVMFPLEQMCSKYFNLKPLIVGPGIKTGLNIKYENPREVGADRIVNAVAAIEEYGSPLIIVDFGTATTYCYVNSDGGYMGGAIAPGIGISMEALFDRASKLPRIELTRPDNVIGKNTVAAMQAGIVFGYVGQVEGIVARMKAQSKEEPTVIATGGLADLIASETTVIDVVDNFLTLRGLHLIYQRNI comes from the coding sequence ATGATCTTAGTAATGGATACAGGAAATACAAATATCGTACTCGGTGTTTATGACCAAGGAAAACTCAAATACCATTGGCGCATGGAAACGTATCGGCAAAAAACAGAAGACGAATATGCGATGCAAGTAAAATCGCTATTCACGCACGTCGGTTTAACTTTCGAAGCGATTAACGGAATTATCATTTCGTCTGTCGTACCACCGGTTATGTTCCCACTTGAACAAATGTGCAGTAAATATTTCAACCTAAAGCCGCTAATTGTCGGCCCGGGGATTAAAACAGGGTTGAACATTAAATACGAAAATCCGCGCGAAGTTGGTGCAGATCGAATCGTGAATGCTGTAGCGGCCATCGAGGAATATGGAAGTCCTTTAATAATCGTCGATTTTGGAACGGCAACAACATATTGTTACGTAAATAGCGACGGGGGCTATATGGGCGGAGCAATTGCGCCTGGTATCGGCATATCGATGGAAGCCTTGTTTGACCGCGCTTCTAAACTGCCAAGAATTGAATTAACGCGTCCGGATAACGTCATAGGGAAAAACACAGTTGCCGCCATGCAGGCAGGAATTGTATTCGGTTATGTCGGGCAAGTTGAAGGTATCGTTGCTCGCATGAAAGCACAAAGTAAAGAAGAGCCTACTGTTATTGCAACGGGCGGCTTAGCGGATCTTATAGCTAGCGAAACAACTGTGATTGATGTAGTCGATAACTTCTTGACGCTTAGAGGACTACACCTTATTTATCAACGAAACATATAA
- the hslO gene encoding Hsp33 family molecular chaperone HslO: protein MNDYLVKALAFNGTIRAYAVRSTDTISEVQKRHDIWPTTSAALGRSMSAAVMMGAMLKGEDKLTIKIEGDGPIGPMVIDSNAHGEVRGYATNPDVHFELNESGKLDVKRAVGTSGMLTVVKDLGLREFFTGQVPIVSGEIAEDFTQYFVVSEQVPSAVALGVLVNPDKTIKAAGGFIIQVMPGATDETIGILEERIANMEPISKMIDKGLTPEEILHTVLGAENVEILDKMDVSFQCTCSKERFGNAIIGLGEKEIREMIEEEGQAEANCHFCLESYVYDKKDLEGYIHEIQSRS from the coding sequence ATGAATGATTACTTAGTAAAAGCATTAGCGTTTAATGGAACAATCCGGGCATATGCTGTCCGTTCAACAGATACAATTTCAGAAGTACAAAAACGTCATGATATTTGGCCAACAACAAGTGCGGCTCTTGGTCGTTCGATGTCAGCAGCTGTTATGATGGGCGCAATGTTAAAAGGCGAGGATAAATTAACGATTAAAATTGAAGGAGATGGACCCATCGGACCGATGGTGATCGATTCAAACGCTCATGGGGAAGTACGTGGCTATGCAACAAATCCTGACGTTCACTTTGAATTAAATGAATCGGGTAAACTTGATGTCAAACGTGCTGTTGGAACTTCGGGAATGCTAACTGTCGTGAAAGACTTGGGTCTTCGTGAATTCTTCACTGGCCAAGTTCCGATTGTCTCAGGTGAAATCGCCGAAGATTTTACGCAGTATTTTGTCGTATCCGAACAAGTTCCGTCTGCTGTTGCACTTGGCGTGCTGGTTAATCCGGATAAGACGATTAAGGCAGCCGGTGGATTTATCATTCAAGTCATGCCAGGCGCAACTGATGAAACAATCGGGATCTTAGAAGAAAGAATCGCAAACATGGAACCGATATCGAAAATGATTGATAAAGGACTCACACCTGAAGAAATATTGCACACGGTCCTTGGCGCTGAAAATGTAGAAATCCTCGACAAAATGGATGTTTCATTCCAATGCACTTGTTCAAAAGAGCGTTTTGGCAATGCGATTATTGGTCTTGGTGAAAAAGAAATTCGTGAAATGATTGAGGAAGAAGGCCAAGCCGAAGCAAATTGTCATTTTTGCTTAGAATCTTATGTTTATGATAAAAAGGATCTGGAAGGGTACATCCATGAAATACAATCGCGGTCATAA
- a CDS encoding peptidyl-prolyl cis-trans isomerase, whose product MKYNRGHKEDQTKHGTRRLKAKPLLIVIGILLFSNLLWFIAWKVTDKSWETGEVVASVDGETIKRETWMAAMEEKIGRETLLELVNNKVMEAAAKKYDIKVSNKEIDLELALIHSVDDQIFTGMTAEKEREKISASMILEKILTKDIVVSDEAIQASYDGNASLYNIENAYRTAIIVLSSKDEAENALSELNEGSSFNILARERSIDASTASLGGDLGYISENKDSIDSSIFKSASSLKPNTTSGVISLSNGNFAILHVSDVMKGKTFKFKEVKNHIKRKLAMEQLTETVNMEAFWKEFDTSWFYRE is encoded by the coding sequence ATGAAATACAATCGCGGTCATAAAGAGGACCAAACTAAACATGGAACACGAAGACTGAAAGCAAAACCGCTTTTGATTGTAATCGGTATTCTTTTATTCAGTAATTTATTGTGGTTTATCGCATGGAAAGTAACGGATAAATCATGGGAAACCGGGGAAGTAGTTGCTTCCGTCGATGGCGAAACGATTAAGCGTGAAACTTGGATGGCCGCAATGGAAGAAAAAATCGGTCGTGAAACGCTATTGGAACTCGTTAACAACAAAGTGATGGAAGCAGCAGCGAAAAAGTATGACATAAAAGTTTCTAATAAAGAAATTGACTTGGAACTTGCACTTATTCATTCGGTGGACGACCAAATTTTCACGGGCATGACCGCCGAAAAAGAACGGGAAAAAATCAGCGCCTCGATGATTCTGGAAAAAATACTAACCAAAGACATTGTCGTTAGTGATGAGGCGATTCAAGCAAGTTATGATGGCAATGCTTCTTTATATAACATAGAGAATGCTTACCGAACAGCTATCATAGTTCTTTCATCAAAGGATGAAGCGGAGAATGCATTAAGTGAATTAAATGAAGGTTCGAGTTTCAACATTTTGGCGAGAGAACGTTCAATCGATGCTTCAACTGCAAGCCTTGGCGGTGACCTTGGTTATATTAGCGAGAATAAAGATTCCATCGATTCGTCAATTTTTAAATCAGCCTCATCGTTAAAGCCAAATACAACGAGTGGGGTCATCTCCCTTTCGAATGGTAATTTTGCCATACTTCACGTAAGTGATGTCATGAAAGGGAAGACATTTAAATTCAAAGAAGTAAAAAATCATATCAAGCGTAAACTCGCAATGGAACAACTAACCGAAACAGTCAATATGGAAGCGTTTTGGAAAGAATTCGATACTAGTTGGTTTTACCGGGAATAA
- the cysK gene encoding cysteine synthase A: protein MAIVGNSIADLVGKTPLVKMNRMTGADDADVYLKLEYFNPGSSVKDRIALAMIEEAEKSGELQASGTIIEPTSGNTGIGLAMIAAAKGYKAVLVMPDTMSTERRNLLRAYGADLVLTPGAEGMKGAIAKAEELAKENGWFMPQQFNNEANPEIHRLTTGPEIADALDRVDAFISGIGTGGTITGAGRVLKERFPDVKIVAVEPTDSAVLSGGQPGPHKIQGIGAGFIPKVLDTDIYDEIILVTNDESYETARRAAREEGILGGVSSGAAIFAALQVAKNLGKGKKVVAILPSNGERYLSTPLYQFEDQ from the coding sequence ATGGCTATCGTTGGAAACTCGATTGCAGATTTAGTTGGGAAAACACCACTTGTTAAAATGAATCGAATGACAGGTGCCGATGACGCGGATGTTTATTTGAAGTTAGAATATTTTAACCCGGGTTCTAGTGTTAAGGACCGGATTGCACTCGCTATGATTGAGGAAGCCGAAAAATCTGGGGAATTACAAGCAAGCGGCACAATTATCGAACCGACAAGTGGCAACACAGGAATCGGGTTGGCAATGATAGCGGCGGCAAAAGGGTATAAAGCAGTTTTAGTCATGCCTGATACGATGAGTACTGAACGCCGAAACCTATTACGTGCATATGGTGCAGATTTGGTATTGACGCCGGGTGCTGAAGGAATGAAAGGCGCCATCGCAAAAGCAGAAGAACTGGCAAAAGAAAACGGCTGGTTCATGCCTCAACAATTCAACAATGAAGCGAATCCTGAAATTCACCGGCTAACAACTGGTCCTGAAATCGCAGATGCGCTAGATCGTGTAGACGCATTTATTTCGGGAATTGGAACGGGCGGTACAATTACCGGTGCCGGGCGCGTGCTAAAAGAACGTTTTCCAGATGTCAAAATAGTAGCTGTTGAACCGACAGACTCTGCTGTTTTGTCGGGCGGGCAACCGGGCCCACATAAAATTCAAGGAATTGGCGCAGGTTTTATTCCGAAGGTGCTTGATACTGATATTTATGATGAGATAATACTCGTAACAAATGATGAATCTTACGAAACGGCAAGACGCGCGGCACGCGAAGAGGGAATCCTCGGTGGAGTTTCCTCTGGAGCTGCTATTTTTGCAGCCCTTCAAGTTGCGAAAAATCTTGGAAAAGGGAAAAAGGTAGTCGCCATTCTTCCGTCAAACGGCGAACGATACTTAAGTACACCGCTCTATCAATTCGAAGACCAATAA